A DNA window from Sulfitobacter sp. BSw21498 contains the following coding sequences:
- a CDS encoding TFIIB-type zinc ribbon-containing protein, translated as MQCPIDGTQLVMTDRSGVEIDYCPQCRGVWLDRGELDKIIERGNSSSTPREVARFRDDGRDDNRHRDLSQSDSDGKPYKKKRREGFLGELFDF; from the coding sequence ATGCAGTGTCCAATTGACGGAACCCAGCTTGTGATGACGGATCGCTCCGGCGTCGAGATCGACTATTGCCCGCAATGTCGCGGCGTTTGGTTGGATCGGGGTGAGTTGGACAAGATAATCGAGCGTGGAAACTCTTCATCTACTCCGCGAGAGGTCGCCCGCTTTCGTGACGACGGCCGGGATGATAATCGCCATCGTGACCTCAGCCAAAGCGACAGCGACGGTAAACCTTATAAGAAAAAGCGGCGCGAAGGCTTTCTTGGCGAACTGTTTGATTTTTAG
- a CDS encoding helix-turn-helix domain-containing protein produces the protein MLRQEIVRVRLEAGMSQAKLAKILGKPASYVAKYELGERRLDPVELCVILKVTSADYELFFLKLYEGSPIRL, from the coding sequence TTGCTTCGGCAAGAGATCGTTAGGGTTAGGCTAGAGGCAGGTATGTCTCAGGCAAAACTTGCTAAAATACTTGGAAAGCCAGCATCCTATGTTGCTAAGTACGAGCTTGGGGAGCGGCGATTGGACCCAGTAGAGCTTTGCGTCATACTTAAGGTAACCAGTGCCGATTATGAGCTTTTCTTTCTAAAGTTGTATGAAGGCTCGCCAATACGGTTGTGA
- a CDS encoding MgtC/SapB family protein, whose amino-acid sequence MLVAVGAALFVIRPLQSGMPMPDMSRIKQGVVQGIGFLGAGAIIVRASQ is encoded by the coding sequence ATGCTGGTGGCTGTAGGTGCGGCGCTCTTCGTAATTAGACCCTTGCAGAGTGGTATGCCCATGCCGGATATGTCGCGTATCAAACAGGGGGTTGTTCAGGGGATTGGTTTTCTGGGCGCTGGCGCGATAATCGTCCGTGCCAGTCAGTAA
- a CDS encoding exopolysaccharide biosynthesis protein: protein MSEDKAILTAIVDRVVEATHKEQVDINDLVQAIGHASFTPVLLLPAIAVATPLSGIPLFSTLMGVLIFLVAVQMLLLRDRLWLPQWLLRRQTNSARVRSVFQRLRPALAWLDTHTHARLTVFVHRPLIFIPQIVCVLSGLVMPFLEFVPFSSSLVGGAVALLAFGMLARDGLFVMLGLTVYVSPVLLMFYVT, encoded by the coding sequence GTGTCAGAGGACAAAGCAATCTTGACCGCTATTGTGGACCGTGTCGTTGAGGCGACCCACAAAGAACAAGTGGATATCAATGATCTGGTGCAAGCCATTGGGCATGCGAGTTTCACCCCGGTGTTACTGCTCCCGGCTATTGCTGTTGCGACACCGCTGAGTGGTATCCCATTGTTCTCAACTCTGATGGGGGTTTTGATATTTCTCGTCGCGGTGCAAATGTTATTGCTCCGGGATCGTCTTTGGCTTCCACAATGGCTCTTACGACGCCAAACTAATAGTGCGCGTGTGAGGTCTGTCTTCCAACGGCTGCGTCCAGCATTAGCGTGGCTGGACACCCATACACATGCCCGATTGACTGTCTTCGTGCATCGCCCGTTAATATTCATTCCCCAAATAGTGTGCGTTCTATCCGGCCTTGTGATGCCCTTTTTGGAGTTTGTCCCGTTTTCGTCTTCTTTGGTTGGTGGCGCAGTAGCATTGCTCGCTTTCGGCATGTTGGCCCGTGACGGGTTGTTCGTTATGCTCGGTCTTACAGTTTATGTTAGCCCTGTTTTATTGATGTTTTACGTCACGTGA
- a CDS encoding MgtC/SapB family protein has product MWQEIWTAIVTEFSDIPDLSTMTRIVLRLVLAAILGGILGYERELKASSAGVRTHMLVAVGAALFVIAPLQSGMEISDMSRVLQGIVQGVGFLGAGAIIVRAGQQKIRGLTTAANIWATAGTEWSLDLAWKRPQSSQQ; this is encoded by the coding sequence ATGTGGCAAGAAATCTGGACGGCCATTGTTACCGAATTTTCCGACATTCCCGACCTGTCCACTATGACGCGGATTGTGCTGCGCTTGGTGCTGGCTGCAATTTTGGGTGGCATTTTAGGCTATGAACGCGAGCTCAAAGCAAGCAGCGCTGGTGTGCGGACGCATATGCTGGTGGCCGTTGGTGCTGCACTTTTTGTTATTGCCCCCTTACAAAGTGGTATGGAAATTTCGGACATGTCGCGCGTTTTGCAAGGTATTGTCCAAGGTGTTGGGTTCTTGGGTGCTGGAGCAATCATAGTCCGTGCCGGTCAGCAAAAAATAAGAGGGCTGACCACGGCGGCAAACATCTGGGCAACGGCGGGGACGGAGTGGTCGTTGGACTTGGCCTGGAAGCGACCGCAGTCCTCTCAACAGTAG
- a CDS encoding SMODS domain-containing nucleotidyltransferase, whose protein sequence is MKNVADFRNFLSDTVNLNQTRLGQLKTRVTTIKNFIRDSDWEPQISTFVEHGSWAHDTDLPPLVPHS, encoded by the coding sequence ATGAAAAATGTGGCCGACTTTAGGAACTTCCTTTCGGATACCGTCAACCTTAATCAAACCCGACTTGGTCAACTAAAGACGCGGGTTACCACGATCAAGAATTTTATACGCGACTCCGATTGGGAGCCGCAGATTTCAACCTTTGTCGAGCATGGTTCTTGGGCGCACGACACTGATCTGCCCCCATTGGTCCCTCACTCATAA
- a CDS encoding IS3 family transposase (programmed frameshift) — MTQRKHTPSYTAEFRARGVRLFNEQRSEYRSDNAAYQAIAPKLGCAPDSLRGWCRQSERDAGARNGPTSEEKARIKELEREVRELRQANEILKKASAYFCSGGTRPPVQEMISFIKDYRTDFGVGSICKILRVAPSSYYTNLAIRRDPRLASNRARQDVTDSVEIRRVHDESRGRYGTRKVWHQLRRESKDIARCTVERLMKVMGLQGVVRGKPVITTNPDASQPCPDDKVNREFKAQSPNQLWVSDFTYVSTWQGMVYVAFVVDVFSRRIVGWRVSTSMTTAFVLDALNQAICQRSPEKGGGLIHHSDRGSQYLSIKYTERLADAGIDPSVGTVGDSYDNALAESIIGLFKTEVTKLLGPWKSMGQLEWETLKWVDWYNTKRLHSAIGYVTPHEAEEMFYATLNPNEKAA, encoded by the exons ATGACACAACGCAAACATACCCCGTCTTATACGGCTGAGTTCCGCGCGCGCGGCGTTCGGCTTTTCAATGAACAACGCTCGGAATATCGCAGTGACAACGCTGCTTATCAGGCAATTGCACCCAAGCTGGGCTGTGCGCCAGATAGCCTACGGGGGTGGTGTCGTCAGTCTGAACGCGATGCTGGTGCCCGCAACGGTCCCACCAGTGAGGAAAAGGCCCGGATCAAAGAGCTTGAGCGTGAGGTTCGGGAACTGCGCCAAGCAAATGAGATACTGAAGAAGGCTTCCGCGTATT TTTGCTCAGGCGGAACTCGACCGCCCGTTCAGGAAATGATTTCATTCATTAAAGATTACCGCACAGACTTTGGTGTCGGGTCGATCTGCAAGATTTTGCGGGTCGCACCATCGTCCTACTATACAAATTTGGCGATCAGACGAGACCCCCGGCTCGCCTCAAACAGGGCGCGCCAAGACGTAACGGACAGCGTGGAAATCCGGCGCGTTCACGATGAAAGTCGTGGCCGTTATGGCACCAGAAAGGTCTGGCACCAGCTGCGCCGTGAGAGCAAGGACATCGCCCGATGCACTGTCGAACGCTTGATGAAAGTTATGGGATTACAGGGCGTTGTTCGCGGCAAGCCAGTCATCACGACGAACCCCGATGCCTCTCAGCCGTGTCCGGACGATAAAGTGAACCGCGAATTCAAAGCACAATCCCCAAACCAGCTCTGGGTCAGTGACTTCACTTATGTTTCCACATGGCAGGGCATGGTTTACGTCGCATTTGTTGTCGACGTCTTTTCTCGAAGGATCGTCGGTTGGCGGGTCTCAACATCGATGACAACAGCCTTTGTGCTTGATGCCTTGAACCAGGCGATCTGTCAGCGCAGCCCTGAAAAAGGCGGCGGGTTGATACATCATTCCGACCGCGGATCTCAATATTTGTCCATTAAATACACTGAGCGATTGGCGGACGCTGGGATCGATCCATCTGTCGGAACCGTGGGAGATTCCTACGATAATGCCCTCGCTGAAAGCATCATTGGCCTGTTCAAAACTGAGGTTACAAAGTTGCTCGGCCCATGGAAATCAATGGGCCAGCTTGAATGGGAAACGCTGAAATGGGTCGATTGGTACAACACCAAGCGCCTGCACAGCGCCATCGGATATGTCACGCCGCATGAAGCAGAGGAGATGTTCTATGCAACCTTGAACCCAAATGAAAAAGCAGCCTAA
- a CDS encoding calcium/sodium antiporter, which translates to MLHDLLLVAAGLVLLFVGGEGLVRGAVAIAERFGISKLLIGLLIVGFGTSTPEFLVSVNAALDGSPELALGNVVGSNIANILLIVGVAAVITPIIGWDRTAVREALVSTLVALAVVGLVQGDVISRMQGITMLVVLAGYLFSTYWIEKRDRKAKSFQHEAEAFEDIPMERPWQAPLFVLAGIAALVFGADFLVQGSVSIARAYGVSDAVIGLSLVAIGTSLPELATAVVAAIRRQSDVVLGNVIGSNIFNILAILGITVVIQPIGVNARFREIDTPLMLGASLLLLGLLFATRSIGRIWGVLMLLAYAAYMIFLFLTGTAA; encoded by the coding sequence ATGCTTCACGATCTTCTCTTGGTGGCCGCTGGCCTTGTTCTTCTTTTTGTTGGCGGCGAAGGCCTCGTGCGGGGCGCTGTTGCCATCGCCGAGCGCTTTGGCATTTCCAAGCTTCTGATCGGGCTTCTCATCGTGGGGTTTGGTACATCGACGCCGGAATTTTTGGTGTCCGTAAATGCTGCACTTGATGGATCCCCAGAGCTTGCTCTTGGCAACGTGGTGGGATCAAACATCGCAAATATCCTGCTTATCGTGGGGGTTGCAGCGGTTATCACGCCAATTATCGGCTGGGACCGAACTGCCGTCCGCGAGGCGCTTGTTTCCACGCTCGTCGCTTTGGCAGTCGTGGGGCTTGTTCAGGGCGATGTGATCAGCCGCATGCAAGGGATCACTATGCTGGTGGTTCTGGCTGGGTATCTGTTTTCGACCTACTGGATCGAAAAACGGGACCGGAAAGCAAAAAGCTTCCAGCATGAGGCCGAGGCATTTGAAGACATTCCCATGGAACGCCCCTGGCAAGCCCCGCTGTTCGTGCTCGCTGGTATTGCGGCCCTTGTCTTTGGGGCTGATTTTCTGGTTCAGGGGTCGGTGTCTATTGCACGCGCATACGGCGTCTCAGACGCGGTGATCGGCCTTTCTCTGGTTGCGATCGGCACGTCCCTGCCAGAGCTCGCCACTGCCGTCGTTGCCGCGATCCGCAGACAGTCTGATGTTGTGCTGGGCAATGTCATTGGCTCGAATATTTTCAATATTCTCGCCATTCTTGGCATAACAGTCGTGATCCAACCCATTGGTGTGAACGCCCGGTTCCGTGAAATAGATACCCCGCTTATGTTGGGGGCCAGCCTGTTACTGCTGGGCCTTCTCTTCGCGACACGCAGCATTGGGCGAATATGGGGTGTGCTGATGCTGTTGGCATATGCTGCCTACATGATCTTTCTGTTTTTGACAGGAACGGCCGCATAA
- a CDS encoding pentapeptide repeat-containing protein, with product MEIFIARPGRAGLLGALFSLFLSPASAQETGGEEQLRMLGKCRGCVFEELDLSGQKLTAIDLSESTIRDVNFSEARLNIALFDNATLENVSFESADLTGVSFSGARLINVSFENANLKAAVFEDAILERTNLEAGLLCMTQMPNETTDRNECD from the coding sequence TTGGAAATATTTATAGCCCGGCCCGGGCGTGCGGGGCTTCTTGGCGCTCTTTTTTCGCTGTTTTTGAGCCCTGCCAGTGCACAGGAAACAGGTGGAGAGGAGCAGTTGCGCATGCTCGGCAAATGCCGTGGCTGTGTATTTGAGGAACTGGACTTGTCTGGTCAAAAGCTTACGGCCATTGACCTGTCGGAATCCACAATACGGGATGTCAATTTTTCCGAAGCAAGATTAAATATTGCTTTATTTGACAACGCCACACTTGAGAATGTTTCATTTGAGTCTGCTGATCTGACGGGTGTCAGTTTCTCCGGGGCGCGACTTATCAACGTGTCATTTGAAAACGCAAACCTTAAAGCCGCAGTCTTCGAAGACGCAATTCTGGAAAGAACCAATCTCGAAGCGGGGTTATTATGCATGACGCAAATGCCGAACGAAACAACCGACAGAAACGAGTGTGACTAA
- a CDS encoding IS3 family transposase has protein sequence MRGDKQFLETPFYGVRQMTWHLRNEDHLMNEKRIRRLMRLMGLMPIYQKPNTSKAAKGHKIYPYLLRGLRVDRPNQVWCADITYLPMRRGFLYLVAILCPTGLCAA, from the coding sequence ATGAGAGGGGACAAGCAGTTCCTGGAGACCCCGTTTTACGGAGTGCGTCAGATGACATGGCATTTGCGCAATGAAGATCATCTGATGAACGAAAAGCGGATCAGGCGTTTGATGCGGCTGATGGGGCTCATGCCGATTTATCAGAAACCCAACACCAGCAAGGCTGCGAAAGGCCATAAGATTTACCCCTATCTGCTGCGTGGGCTGCGCGTGGACCGGCCCAACCAAGTCTGGTGCGCTGACATCACCTATCTACCGATGCGGCGAGGCTTTCTGTATTTGGTTGCCATCCTTTGCCCGACAGGGTTATGCGCAGCATGA
- a CDS encoding metallophosphoesterase family protein: MFGKAGWYLGLVAAAIVFAATEGALLSMAASTLGRFSSAKESKIFDPDRVHKLTTSNTFSLLAAGDIAACRVNGGIDRLNRNIRYALGIERPAPEPNQGMLVTTSILNKFSDLPVLALGDLAYKRGEPVSFSDCYDPYWGQAKQRTWPTPGNHEYQSIGAYGYFDYWADRAGPDRNGYYALQAGKWIILSLNSEVDASRGSQQALWIDDLLSNNQDKCIGAFFHKPAFSAVERSASNNARLLFSKVADAGAIFVLNGHNHFFERTVPLNGDGRPSRGGTTVFVAGAGGKVTNQAIPGNNRTAEIVTKVAGILKLDFGENAVDWSYVGGMDADEVSRGHLTCS, translated from the coding sequence ATGTTTGGAAAAGCAGGGTGGTACTTGGGGCTTGTAGCAGCAGCTATTGTGTTTGCAGCGACTGAAGGCGCTCTGTTATCGATGGCGGCGTCGACTCTTGGCAGGTTTAGCAGCGCAAAAGAAAGCAAAATATTTGACCCTGACCGGGTTCATAAATTGACGACCTCGAACACTTTTTCCCTGCTGGCTGCCGGCGATATAGCGGCCTGTCGCGTGAACGGAGGTATTGACCGGCTTAACCGAAATATCCGGTATGCCCTAGGGATAGAGCGACCGGCTCCTGAGCCCAATCAAGGGATGCTGGTGACGACTTCCATCTTGAACAAGTTTTCCGATCTGCCGGTGCTCGCACTCGGGGATCTCGCCTACAAACGCGGTGAGCCAGTATCATTCAGCGACTGTTATGATCCCTACTGGGGGCAAGCAAAACAGCGAACTTGGCCTACACCCGGTAACCATGAATATCAGTCGATTGGCGCATATGGATATTTCGACTATTGGGCCGACCGTGCTGGTCCGGACCGGAATGGCTATTATGCTCTTCAGGCGGGGAAATGGATCATTCTTTCATTGAATAGCGAGGTTGACGCCTCTCGAGGTTCTCAGCAAGCTCTCTGGATTGACGATTTGCTGTCCAACAATCAGGACAAGTGCATCGGGGCATTTTTTCACAAACCAGCGTTCTCGGCAGTCGAGCGCAGCGCCTCAAACAATGCCAGACTGCTGTTTTCGAAAGTAGCTGACGCTGGGGCTATATTCGTTCTTAATGGACACAATCATTTTTTCGAACGGACGGTCCCGCTTAATGGTGATGGTCGTCCTTCGAGAGGGGGAACGACGGTGTTTGTAGCCGGTGCCGGTGGTAAAGTCACCAATCAAGCAATTCCCGGCAACAATCGAACTGCCGAAATAGTCACCAAGGTTGCTGGAATTCTTAAGTTGGATTTTGGTGAAAATGCCGTCGATTGGTCGTACGTCGGCGGCATGGATGCTGATGAAGTATCGAGAGGCCACCTGACTTGTTCGTAA
- a CDS encoding IS3 family transposase (programmed frameshift) yields the protein MRQSRFTEAQIIGMIKEQEAGMPTAEVCRRHGLSPASFYKFKAKYGGMNVSDTHRLRSLEDENAKLKRLLADTMLDNVVLKDLPGKELTTPNVRRAAARKAMRDHDISQRRACRLVGVDPKTVRRDQSPDNPEVREEMKAIASKRRRFGYRRIGVLLERKGRIMNHKKLYRLYTEEKLGVRRRRGRKRARGSRTPMPVALRPGERWSLDFVSDTFGASRKFRMLAVNDDCCRENLCLVADTSISGARVARELDALVRIYGKPACIVSDNGTEFTSRAILKWAGDNDVDWHYIDPGKPQQNGFIESFNGSLRDELLNEEIFDTLDDARRKLALWRYDYNNVRPHSSLGNQTPAEARRALEQFEGSAQDALAQTDDEEYETQTRKLSL from the exons ATGCGACAGAGCCGTTTTACTGAAGCCCAAATTATCGGAATGATCAAAGAACAGGAAGCTGGCATGCCGACGGCAGAGGTGTGCCGCAGGCATGGCTTGAGTCCCGCGTCGTTCTACAAGTTCAAAGCCAAATATGGTGGCATGAACGTTTCTGATACTCATCGCCTTAGATCGCTGGAGGATGAGAACGCCAAGCTGAAGCGCCTTCTGGCGGACACGATGTTGGACAATGTTGTGTTGAAGGATTTGC CTGGGAAAGAACTGACGACACCGAATGTGCGACGGGCCGCAGCACGCAAGGCAATGCGAGACCATGATATCTCGCAGCGCCGGGCGTGCAGGCTTGTCGGTGTCGATCCCAAGACCGTCCGGCGCGATCAGTCACCGGATAATCCAGAAGTTCGCGAAGAGATGAAAGCGATTGCCAGCAAGCGACGGCGCTTTGGCTACCGCCGGATCGGTGTGCTGCTGGAACGCAAGGGAAGGATCATGAACCACAAGAAACTGTATCGCCTTTATACTGAAGAAAAGCTGGGCGTTAGACGGCGCAGGGGCCGCAAGCGTGCGCGTGGCTCGCGGACACCAATGCCGGTTGCTTTGCGTCCTGGCGAGCGTTGGTCCTTAGATTTTGTGTCGGATACGTTCGGCGCGTCACGCAAGTTCCGCATGCTGGCTGTAAACGACGATTGTTGCCGCGAGAACCTCTGCTTGGTGGCTGACACCAGCATCTCGGGCGCTCGTGTCGCGCGGGAACTTGACGCGCTTGTCCGTATTTATGGAAAGCCTGCCTGCATTGTCAGTGATAACGGCACGGAGTTTACCAGTCGTGCGATCCTAAAATGGGCCGGTGATAACGACGTTGATTGGCATTACATCGACCCCGGCAAACCCCAGCAGAATGGCTTCATAGAAAGCTTCAATGGCAGCCTGCGCGACGAGCTGTTGAATGAGGAAATCTTCGATACGTTGGATGACGCCCGTCGCAAGCTGGCACTCTGGCGATACGACTACAACAACGTCAGGCCGCACTCATCGCTTGGGAACCAAACACCGGCAGAAGCTCGTCGAGCGCTTGAGCAATTTGAGGGCTCCGCGCAAGACGCGCTTGCCCAAACTGACGACGAAGAATATGAAACCCAGACCCGCAAACTCTCGTTATGA
- a CDS encoding DDE-type integrase/transposase/recombinase, protein MDWHTRKVLAWRISNTLEAEFCVDALNEAIHKFGLPQIMNTDQGSQFEPPLVCRRAFGSNVRLLFHLGSRLHRTSPLLHAA, encoded by the coding sequence GTGGACTGGCACACCCGCAAGGTGTTGGCGTGGCGCATATCAAACACGCTGGAAGCGGAGTTCTGCGTCGACGCCCTGAACGAGGCCATCCACAAATTTGGTTTGCCACAGATCATGAATACGGATCAGGGAAGCCAGTTTGAACCGCCCCTTGTTTGCCGGAGAGCGTTTGGTTCGAATGTTAGGCTGCTTTTTCATTTGGGTTCAAGGTTGCATAGAACATCTCCTCTGCTTCATGCGGCGTGA
- a CDS encoding YihY/virulence factor BrkB family protein, producing MNAKSPQHSGREIVMTHGVLSENPEVLFYGKGWRVMRAVLHEAILRLWNDDAFGLAGNVAFRALLALFPFLIFTSAMTAFIGDRAMADHLVDFLIAIVPSPLIEPLVSEVEKVMMVPRGGVLSIGILLTIWFAVGGVDGVRVGLNRAYGIRETRSIVVVYGLQIAMVVLASLVLVTVGYLLVLAPRAGSWMHALIPGFDPASVTVRLIRFPASATIFLVALLSAHVLLPARRTKFSNIWPGVIFTAVAWTLLATAFAFYVGRFGTYASYYAGMAGIIAALYFMYLAALLLIFGGELNRALRIRRLARALGD from the coding sequence GTGAACGCCAAGTCGCCTCAGCATTCAGGACGCGAGATCGTCATGACCCACGGGGTTCTCAGTGAGAACCCAGAAGTTTTATTCTATGGCAAGGGGTGGCGCGTCATGCGAGCAGTGCTCCATGAAGCGATCCTGCGACTTTGGAACGACGATGCGTTCGGCCTGGCAGGCAATGTCGCTTTCCGAGCTTTGCTGGCGCTCTTTCCATTCCTGATTTTTACGAGCGCGATGACGGCCTTCATCGGAGATCGCGCAATGGCGGATCATTTGGTAGATTTTCTGATCGCCATCGTGCCATCCCCCCTCATTGAGCCGCTCGTTTCAGAAGTCGAAAAAGTTATGATGGTGCCGCGTGGTGGTGTTCTCAGCATTGGTATCCTGCTAACGATCTGGTTCGCGGTTGGGGGCGTTGACGGTGTACGAGTGGGTCTCAACCGCGCCTACGGAATTCGCGAAACCCGATCAATTGTTGTGGTCTACGGATTGCAAATCGCCATGGTCGTCCTCGCCAGTCTGGTTTTGGTGACCGTTGGCTACCTGCTGGTTCTCGCCCCGCGGGCCGGGTCTTGGATGCACGCGCTTATACCAGGCTTCGATCCCGCGTCGGTTACTGTAAGGTTGATCCGTTTTCCGGCTTCGGCAACCATTTTTCTTGTTGCACTCCTTTCAGCACATGTGTTGCTGCCAGCCCGTCGGACCAAGTTTTCCAACATCTGGCCGGGAGTCATCTTCACAGCAGTCGCCTGGACGCTCCTTGCCACTGCCTTCGCGTTCTACGTTGGCCGCTTTGGCACCTACGCCAGCTATTACGCCGGCATGGCGGGGATCATCGCCGCTCTTTACTTCATGTATCTTGCGGCACTCCTCCTGATCTTCGGAGGGGAGCTTAATCGTGCGCTACGGATCAGGCGTCTTGCTCGTGCTTTGGGCGACTAA
- a CDS encoding cation:proton antiporter, which yields MATETLGALNPVTAIALVGAIGVGSQWIAWRLRMPAIVLMLVAGILIGPVLGIFDPARDIGPLMGPMISIAVAIILFEGGLSLNFHTLQDAVGGVRRLVYIGAPLGWLMSALSLHYVAGLSWSSSAVFGGIMIVTGPTVIAPLLRTARLSRRPATLLQWEAILNDPIGALAAVLAFEVVIALNTATTASEAMLELLIGAAVATAAGVAAGIGLSRAFKRGWVPEYMKVPVLFALLLGVFAASDSVLHESGLLAVTIMGIVIANSKLPSYEEMRRFKEHATVLLVSGVFILLAAGLDVEALSNLDWRAAVFVAVVVLVARPATVFISLIGSGIPFREKLLVALTGPRGVVLVAVAGLFGERLLSLGFEDAALIAPLAFALVAVTVVVNGFTLAPFARLLGLTGADTPGVVIIGGSDWTTQLAEVLKKVEIPVLMTDPNFIRLRKARAAGIDTFSGDILSEAAEQRVELVSYATLIAATENDAYNTLVTTDLAPEFGRENVFQVMREKSESSRHQLPRTLGGRPLGLDATHAELRQLVAEGWQFRSTRLSEEFTLEDWRTESPDARLLAQITTSGEIKFIRKNEEFKGGAGIQVIALRPPEA from the coding sequence GTGGCAACAGAAACACTCGGCGCGCTTAATCCTGTAACAGCTATCGCATTGGTGGGCGCGATCGGGGTGGGGTCACAATGGATCGCATGGCGGCTGCGCATGCCTGCGATTGTGCTGATGCTGGTCGCGGGGATTCTGATCGGGCCGGTTCTGGGCATCTTTGATCCCGCACGTGATATCGGGCCGTTGATGGGGCCGATGATCTCTATCGCCGTCGCGATTATCCTGTTCGAGGGCGGGCTGTCGCTGAACTTCCACACGCTTCAAGATGCGGTCGGCGGTGTCCGGCGGCTGGTCTATATCGGCGCGCCGCTTGGCTGGCTGATGTCGGCGCTGTCGCTGCACTATGTGGCGGGCCTCAGCTGGTCGAGCTCTGCCGTGTTTGGCGGGATCATGATCGTGACCGGTCCGACGGTGATCGCACCGCTGTTGCGCACCGCACGGCTGTCACGCCGCCCTGCCACCCTGCTGCAGTGGGAAGCAATCTTGAACGATCCCATCGGTGCCCTAGCCGCTGTGCTGGCGTTCGAGGTGGTGATCGCGCTGAACACGGCCACCACCGCCTCTGAGGCGATGCTAGAGCTGCTGATCGGTGCCGCCGTGGCCACTGCTGCCGGTGTCGCTGCTGGCATTGGTCTGTCGCGGGCCTTCAAACGCGGCTGGGTTCCGGAATACATGAAAGTGCCGGTGCTGTTTGCCCTGCTCTTGGGGGTCTTTGCGGCATCTGATTCGGTGCTGCACGAAAGCGGACTGCTGGCGGTGACCATTATGGGCATCGTGATCGCGAACTCCAAACTGCCCAGCTACGAAGAAATGCGCCGCTTTAAAGAGCACGCGACTGTGTTGCTGGTATCGGGCGTGTTCATCCTGCTGGCTGCGGGTCTGGACGTCGAAGCGCTAAGCAACCTTGATTGGCGCGCCGCGGTCTTTGTGGCCGTGGTGGTGCTGGTGGCACGGCCCGCGACAGTATTTATCTCGCTTATCGGGTCGGGCATTCCGTTTCGTGAAAAGCTGCTGGTCGCCCTGACCGGTCCACGCGGCGTGGTGCTGGTGGCTGTGGCGGGTCTGTTTGGCGAACGCCTTCTGAGCCTCGGGTTCGAGGACGCCGCCCTGATCGCACCGCTGGCCTTTGCACTTGTCGCAGTGACGGTGGTCGTGAACGGTTTCACCCTCGCCCCCTTTGCGCGGCTGCTGGGTCTTACAGGAGCGGATACGCCCGGTGTGGTCATCATCGGCGGGTCCGACTGGACCACACAACTGGCCGAAGTGTTGAAGAAAGTGGAAATTCCCGTCCTGATGACCGACCCGAACTTCATCCGCCTGCGCAAGGCCCGCGCAGCAGGGATCGATACGTTTTCAGGCGATATCCTGTCAGAGGCGGCAGAGCAGCGGGTCGAGCTTGTGAGCTATGCGACCCTGATCGCAGCCACGGAAAACGACGCCTATAACACCTTGGTCACCACCGACCTTGCCCCTGAATTCGGCCGCGAGAACGTGTTTCAGGTGATGCGCGAAAAATCCGAAAGCAGCCGCCACCAACTGCCCCGCACCCTTGGTGGACGGCCCCTTGGGCTTGATGCGACCCACGCCGAACTTCGCCAATTGGTGGCTGAAGGATGGCAGTTCCGCAGCACGCGCCTGTCAGAGGAATTCACGCTGGAAGATTGGCGCACCGAAAGCCCTGACGCCCGTCTGCTGGCGCAGATCACCACCAGCGGCGAGATCAAGTTCATACGCAAGAACGAGGAATTCAAAGGTGGGGCCGGCATCCAGGTCATCGCCCTACGCCCGCCAGAGGCGTAA